In Etheostoma spectabile isolate EspeVRDwgs_2016 chromosome 20, UIUC_Espe_1.0, whole genome shotgun sequence, the following are encoded in one genomic region:
- the map4k5 gene encoding mitogen-activated protein kinase kinase kinase kinase 5 isoform X8, which produces MDIFPRPSGEIQRRNPQHDFELIQRVGSGTYGDVYKARNIQTGELAAVKIIKLEPGDDFSIIQQEIFMVKECMHHNIVAYFGSYLCREKLWICMEYCGGGSLQDIYHVTGPLSELQIAYVCRETIQGLGYLHSKGKMHRDIKGANILLTDNGDVKLADFGVAAKITATIAKRKSFIGTPYWMAPEVAAVEKNGGYNQLCDIWAVGITSIELAELQPPMFDLHPMRALFLMSKSSFQPPKLKDKNKWSTHFHNFVKVSLTKNPKRRPTAEKLLSHVYVAQTGLTRRLALDLLDKMNNPDNHQHYSVVDDDDLEPLSAVRHTIRSTNKQARAERTRSEIDFDKLQFEPPLLKETEAHSEMDVSKDNDFRSPWSPFAEGGITTRSLLKSVEDELFQRGHIAHLEDAFEEVELSTLKPGVPPPLPPKPRLNSSSEELGLNDERSLTVRRFPNSDNGPSQVVRIQSTPENLGNKVEHSSPDFLSVSVSSPGLLSHASDPDNDSDDSVNGGSPMAPPNRQHRKEKKEFPKPAINGLPPTPKVLMGACFSKVFDGCPLKINCATSWIHPDTKDQYLIFGTEDGIYTLNLNELHEATMEQLFPRKCTWLYVINNNLMSLSEGKTFQLYSHNLIGLFEQLKKPGLAAQFQTHRFPDKILPRRFALTIKIPDTKGCHKCCIVRNPYTGHKYLCGALQSGIVLLQWYEPMQRFMLIKHFDFPLPSPLKVFEMLVVPEQEYPLVCVAISKGTEPGQVVRFETINLNSCSSWFTEMGTTHQQVDAIHVTQLERDTVLVCLDQNLKIVNLQGRLKSNKKLASELSFDFCIGSVVCLQDSVLAFWKHGMQGKSFKSNEVTQEICDPSRVFRLLGSDRVVVLQSRPTDNPTALSNLYILAGHENSY; this is translated from the exons ATGGATATCTTTCCTCGGCCAAGCGGTGAAATCCAGAGGAGGAACCCTCAACATGACTTTGAGCTCATTCAGAGGGTGGGAAGTGGCACATATGGAGACGTGTACAAG GCCCGAAACATACAAACAGGAGAGCTTGCTGCTGTGAAGATCATAAAGTTGGAACCAG GGGATGACTTTTCCATCATACAGCAGGAAATCTTCATGGTGAAGGAATGCATGCACCACAATATTGTGGCCTACTTTGGGAGCTACCTCTG TCGAGAGAAGCTTTGGATATGTATGGAGTACTGTGGTGGAGGATCTCTGCAGGACATTTATCATG TGACGGGACCTCTCTCGGAGCTTCAGATAGCATATGTCTGCAGAGAGACCATACAG GGTTTGGGATATCTGCACAGCAAGGGCAAGATGCATCGTGACATCAAG ggtgCCAACATACTTCTTACAGACAATGGAGATGTGAAGTTAG CTGACTTCGGAGTTGCAGCCAAAATAACAGCAACCATTGCCAAAAGGAAGTCCTTCATTGGAACACCTTACTG GATGGCTCCAGAAGTAGCAGCAGTGGAAAAGAACGGTGGCTACAACCAGCTGTGTGATATCTGGGCTGTTGGCATCACGTCCATAGAGTTGGCTGAGCTACAGCCTCCAATGTTTGACCTGCACCCGATGAG GGCCTTGTTTTTGATGTCAAAGAGCAGCTTTCAGCCTCCGaagttaaaagacaaaaacaaatg GTCCACCCACTTCCATAACTTTGTCAAAGTGTCTCTAACAAAGAACCCAAAGAGGAGGCCCACTGCAGAAAAACTTCTATCg CATGTGTATGTGGCTCAGACGGGTTTGACAAGGAGGCTCGCTCTTGACCTTCTGGATAAGATGAACAACCCAGACAACCACCAGCATTACAGTGTAGTGGACGATGATGACCTTGAG CCCCTGTCTGCAGTCAGACACACCATCCGCTCGACCAACAAACAAGCCAGGGCAGAGAGGACACGCTCAGAGATAGACT tCGACAAGCTCCAGTTCGAACCACCACTCCTGAAGGAAACTGAGGCTCATTCTGAAATG GATGTCAGCAAAGATAATGACTTTCGTTCCCCCTGGAGTCCCTTTGCAGAGGGAGGAATAACAACCAG AAGCCTTCTCAAAAGCGTTGAGGACGAATTGTTCCAACG aggacacatcGCCCATCTTGAAGATGCCTTTGAAGAAGTGGAGCT GTCAACCCTTAAGCCAGGggttcctcctcctctgcccccGAAG ccACGATTAAACAGCTCGTCAGAGGAGCTTGGTCTTAATGATGAGAGGTCTCTGACGGTTCGGAGGTTCCCTAACTCGGATAACGGACCGAGCCAGGTCGTTCGCATACAGAGCACACCGGAGAACCTAGGCAACAAGGTGGAGCACTCATCTCCAGATTTCCTCTCTGTCAGCGTCAGCAGCCCCGGCCTTTTGTCTCACGCCTCTGATCCTG ATAATGATTCAGATGACAGTGTGAATGGAGGCAGTCCCATGGCACCACCCAACAGACAGCACCGGAAGGAGAAAAAGGAATTCCCT AAACCAGCTATCAACGGTCTTCCACCCACACCTAAAGTACTG ATGGGAGCCTGTTTCTCTAAGGTGTTTGATGGCTGTCCACTGAAGATCAACTGTGCCACATCATGGATTCATCCAGACACCAAAG atCAGTACCTAATCTTTGGGACAGAGGATGGAATCTATACGCTGAATCTTAACGAGCTGCATGAAGCCACAATGGAGCAG CTGTTCCCGAGGAAGTGTACATGGCTGTACGTTATCAACAACAACCTGATGTCTTTATCTG AAG GGAAAACCTTCCAGCTGTACTCCCACAATCTAATCGGGCTGTTTGAGCAGCTGAAGAAGCCGGGGCTGGCTGCTCAGTTCCAGACTCATCGCTTCCCAGACAAAATCTTACCCAG GAGGTTTGCCCTGACAATTAAGATCCCAGACACAAAGGGCTGTCACAAGTGCTGCATTG tgagaAATCCATATACAGGCCACAAGTACTTGTGTGGAGCGCTGCAGTCTGGGATTGTCCTGTTGCAGTGGTATGAGCCCATGCAGAGGTTTATGCTTATCAAG CACTTTGACTTCCCTCTTCCCAGCCCACTGAAGGTGTTTGAGATGCTGGTGGTCCCAGAGCAGGAGTATCCTCTGGTGTGTGTGGCCATCAGCAAGGGCACCGAGCCAGGCCAGGTAGTCCGCTTTGAGACTATCAACCTCAACTCCTGCTCCTCTTGGTTCACAGAAATGGGAACAA CTCATCAGCAGGTGGATGCAATCCATGTCACTCAGCTGGAGAGAGACACGGTGTTGGTGTGTTTGGACC AAAATTTGAAGATTGTTAATCTCCAGGGCAGACTGAAGTCCAACAAGAAGCTGGCATCTGAGCTTAGTTTTGACTTCTGCATTGGATCAGTTG TGTGCCTTCAGGACAGCGTCCTGGCCTTCTGGAAACATGGCATGCAGGGAAAGAGTTTCAAGTCTAATGAG GTGACCCAGGAGATTTGTGATCCAAGCAGAGTCTTCCGCCTCCTTGGATCTGACAG gGTGGTGGTTTTACAGAGCCGACCCACAGACAACCCCACGGCCCTGAGCAACCTCTACATTTTAGCAGGTCATGAGAACAGTTACTGA
- the map4k5 gene encoding mitogen-activated protein kinase kinase kinase kinase 5 isoform X7, translated as MDIFPRPSGEIQRRNPQHDFELIQRVGSGTYGDVYKARNIQTGELAAVKIIKLEPGDDFSIIQQEIFMVKECMHHNIVAYFGSYLCREKLWICMEYCGGGSLQDIYHVTGPLSELQIAYVCRETIQGLGYLHSKGKMHRDIKGANILLTDNGDVKLADFGVAAKITATIAKRKSFIGTPYWMAPEVAAVEKNGGYNQLCDIWAVGITSIELAELQPPMFDLHPMRALFLMSKSSFQPPKLKDKNKWSTHFHNFVKVSLTKNPKRRPTAEKLLSHVYVAQTGLTRRLALDLLDKMNNPDNHQHYSVVDDDDLEPLSAVRHTIRSTNKQARAERTRSEIDFDKLQFEPPLLKETEAHSEMDVSKDNDFRSPWSPFAEGGITTRSLLKSVEDELFQRGHIAHLEDAFEEVELSTLKPGVPPPLPPKPRLNSSSEELGLNDERSLTVRRFPNSDNGPSQVVRIQSTPENLGNKVEHSSPDFLSVSVSSPGLLSHASDPALSKSECKDNDSDDSVNGGSPMAPPNRQHRKEKKEFPKPAINGLPPTPKVLMGACFSKVFDGCPLKINCATSWIHPDTKDQYLIFGTEDGIYTLNLNELHEATMEQLFPRKCTWLYVINNNLMSLSEGKTFQLYSHNLIGLFEQLKKPGLAAQFQTHRFPDKILPRRFALTIKIPDTKGCHKCCIVRNPYTGHKYLCGALQSGIVLLQWYEPMQRFMLIKHFDFPLPSPLKVFEMLVVPEQEYPLVCVAISKGTEPGQVVRFETINLNSCSSWFTEMGTTHQQVDAIHVTQLERDTVLVCLDQNLKIVNLQGRLKSNKKLASELSFDFCIGSVVCLQDSVLAFWKHGMQGKSFKSNEVTQEICDPSRVFRLLGSDRVVVLQSRPTDNPTALSNLYILAGHENSY; from the exons ATGGATATCTTTCCTCGGCCAAGCGGTGAAATCCAGAGGAGGAACCCTCAACATGACTTTGAGCTCATTCAGAGGGTGGGAAGTGGCACATATGGAGACGTGTACAAG GCCCGAAACATACAAACAGGAGAGCTTGCTGCTGTGAAGATCATAAAGTTGGAACCAG GGGATGACTTTTCCATCATACAGCAGGAAATCTTCATGGTGAAGGAATGCATGCACCACAATATTGTGGCCTACTTTGGGAGCTACCTCTG TCGAGAGAAGCTTTGGATATGTATGGAGTACTGTGGTGGAGGATCTCTGCAGGACATTTATCATG TGACGGGACCTCTCTCGGAGCTTCAGATAGCATATGTCTGCAGAGAGACCATACAG GGTTTGGGATATCTGCACAGCAAGGGCAAGATGCATCGTGACATCAAG ggtgCCAACATACTTCTTACAGACAATGGAGATGTGAAGTTAG CTGACTTCGGAGTTGCAGCCAAAATAACAGCAACCATTGCCAAAAGGAAGTCCTTCATTGGAACACCTTACTG GATGGCTCCAGAAGTAGCAGCAGTGGAAAAGAACGGTGGCTACAACCAGCTGTGTGATATCTGGGCTGTTGGCATCACGTCCATAGAGTTGGCTGAGCTACAGCCTCCAATGTTTGACCTGCACCCGATGAG GGCCTTGTTTTTGATGTCAAAGAGCAGCTTTCAGCCTCCGaagttaaaagacaaaaacaaatg GTCCACCCACTTCCATAACTTTGTCAAAGTGTCTCTAACAAAGAACCCAAAGAGGAGGCCCACTGCAGAAAAACTTCTATCg CATGTGTATGTGGCTCAGACGGGTTTGACAAGGAGGCTCGCTCTTGACCTTCTGGATAAGATGAACAACCCAGACAACCACCAGCATTACAGTGTAGTGGACGATGATGACCTTGAG CCCCTGTCTGCAGTCAGACACACCATCCGCTCGACCAACAAACAAGCCAGGGCAGAGAGGACACGCTCAGAGATAGACT tCGACAAGCTCCAGTTCGAACCACCACTCCTGAAGGAAACTGAGGCTCATTCTGAAATG GATGTCAGCAAAGATAATGACTTTCGTTCCCCCTGGAGTCCCTTTGCAGAGGGAGGAATAACAACCAG AAGCCTTCTCAAAAGCGTTGAGGACGAATTGTTCCAACG aggacacatcGCCCATCTTGAAGATGCCTTTGAAGAAGTGGAGCT GTCAACCCTTAAGCCAGGggttcctcctcctctgcccccGAAG ccACGATTAAACAGCTCGTCAGAGGAGCTTGGTCTTAATGATGAGAGGTCTCTGACGGTTCGGAGGTTCCCTAACTCGGATAACGGACCGAGCCAGGTCGTTCGCATACAGAGCACACCGGAGAACCTAGGCAACAAGGTGGAGCACTCATCTCCAGATTTCCTCTCTGTCAGCGTCAGCAGCCCCGGCCTTTTGTCTCACGCCTCTGATCCTG ctCTCAGTAAATCTGAATGTAAAG ATAATGATTCAGATGACAGTGTGAATGGAGGCAGTCCCATGGCACCACCCAACAGACAGCACCGGAAGGAGAAAAAGGAATTCCCT AAACCAGCTATCAACGGTCTTCCACCCACACCTAAAGTACTG ATGGGAGCCTGTTTCTCTAAGGTGTTTGATGGCTGTCCACTGAAGATCAACTGTGCCACATCATGGATTCATCCAGACACCAAAG atCAGTACCTAATCTTTGGGACAGAGGATGGAATCTATACGCTGAATCTTAACGAGCTGCATGAAGCCACAATGGAGCAG CTGTTCCCGAGGAAGTGTACATGGCTGTACGTTATCAACAACAACCTGATGTCTTTATCTG AAG GGAAAACCTTCCAGCTGTACTCCCACAATCTAATCGGGCTGTTTGAGCAGCTGAAGAAGCCGGGGCTGGCTGCTCAGTTCCAGACTCATCGCTTCCCAGACAAAATCTTACCCAG GAGGTTTGCCCTGACAATTAAGATCCCAGACACAAAGGGCTGTCACAAGTGCTGCATTG tgagaAATCCATATACAGGCCACAAGTACTTGTGTGGAGCGCTGCAGTCTGGGATTGTCCTGTTGCAGTGGTATGAGCCCATGCAGAGGTTTATGCTTATCAAG CACTTTGACTTCCCTCTTCCCAGCCCACTGAAGGTGTTTGAGATGCTGGTGGTCCCAGAGCAGGAGTATCCTCTGGTGTGTGTGGCCATCAGCAAGGGCACCGAGCCAGGCCAGGTAGTCCGCTTTGAGACTATCAACCTCAACTCCTGCTCCTCTTGGTTCACAGAAATGGGAACAA CTCATCAGCAGGTGGATGCAATCCATGTCACTCAGCTGGAGAGAGACACGGTGTTGGTGTGTTTGGACC AAAATTTGAAGATTGTTAATCTCCAGGGCAGACTGAAGTCCAACAAGAAGCTGGCATCTGAGCTTAGTTTTGACTTCTGCATTGGATCAGTTG TGTGCCTTCAGGACAGCGTCCTGGCCTTCTGGAAACATGGCATGCAGGGAAAGAGTTTCAAGTCTAATGAG GTGACCCAGGAGATTTGTGATCCAAGCAGAGTCTTCCGCCTCCTTGGATCTGACAG gGTGGTGGTTTTACAGAGCCGACCCACAGACAACCCCACGGCCCTGAGCAACCTCTACATTTTAGCAGGTCATGAGAACAGTTACTGA
- the map4k5 gene encoding mitogen-activated protein kinase kinase kinase kinase 5 isoform X4: MDIFPRPSGEIQRRNPQHDFELIQRVGSGTYGDVYKARNIQTGELAAVKIIKLEPGDDFSIIQQEIFMVKECMHHNIVAYFGSYLCREKLWICMEYCGGGSLQDIYHVTGPLSELQIAYVCRETIQGLGYLHSKGKMHRDIKGANILLTDNGDVKLADFGVAAKITATIAKRKSFIGTPYWMAPEVAAVEKNGGYNQLCDIWAVGITSIELAELQPPMFDLHPMRALFLMSKSSFQPPKLKDKNKWSTHFHNFVKVSLTKNPKRRPTAEKLLSHVYVAQTGLTRRLALDLLDKMNNPDNHQHYSVVDDDDLEPLSAVRHTIRSTNKQARAERTRSEIDSNNGTNQGGPCSSSSFTEGHRGDAVDKLQFEPPLLKETEAHSEMDVSKDNDFRSPWSPFAEGGITTRGHIAHLEDAFEEVELSTLKPGVPPPLPPKPRLNSSSEELGLNDERSLTVRRFPNSDNGPSQVVRIQSTPENLGNKVEHSSPDFLSVSVSSPGLLSHASDPALSKSECKDNDSDDSVNGGSPMAPPNRQHRKEKKEFPKPAINGLPPTPKVLMGACFSKVFDGCPLKINCATSWIHPDTKDQYLIFGTEDGIYTLNLNELHEATMEQLFPRKCTWLYVINNNLMSLSEGKTFQLYSHNLIGLFEQLKKPGLAAQFQTHRFPDKILPRRFALTIKIPDTKGCHKCCIVRNPYTGHKYLCGALQSGIVLLQWYEPMQRFMLIKHFDFPLPSPLKVFEMLVVPEQEYPLVCVAISKGTEPGQVVRFETINLNSCSSWFTEMGTTHQQVDAIHVTQLERDTVLVCLDQNLKIVNLQGRLKSNKKLASELSFDFCIGSVVCLQDSVLAFWKHGMQGKSFKSNEVTQEICDPSRVFRLLGSDRVVVLQSRPTDNPTALSNLYILAGHENSY; encoded by the exons ATGGATATCTTTCCTCGGCCAAGCGGTGAAATCCAGAGGAGGAACCCTCAACATGACTTTGAGCTCATTCAGAGGGTGGGAAGTGGCACATATGGAGACGTGTACAAG GCCCGAAACATACAAACAGGAGAGCTTGCTGCTGTGAAGATCATAAAGTTGGAACCAG GGGATGACTTTTCCATCATACAGCAGGAAATCTTCATGGTGAAGGAATGCATGCACCACAATATTGTGGCCTACTTTGGGAGCTACCTCTG TCGAGAGAAGCTTTGGATATGTATGGAGTACTGTGGTGGAGGATCTCTGCAGGACATTTATCATG TGACGGGACCTCTCTCGGAGCTTCAGATAGCATATGTCTGCAGAGAGACCATACAG GGTTTGGGATATCTGCACAGCAAGGGCAAGATGCATCGTGACATCAAG ggtgCCAACATACTTCTTACAGACAATGGAGATGTGAAGTTAG CTGACTTCGGAGTTGCAGCCAAAATAACAGCAACCATTGCCAAAAGGAAGTCCTTCATTGGAACACCTTACTG GATGGCTCCAGAAGTAGCAGCAGTGGAAAAGAACGGTGGCTACAACCAGCTGTGTGATATCTGGGCTGTTGGCATCACGTCCATAGAGTTGGCTGAGCTACAGCCTCCAATGTTTGACCTGCACCCGATGAG GGCCTTGTTTTTGATGTCAAAGAGCAGCTTTCAGCCTCCGaagttaaaagacaaaaacaaatg GTCCACCCACTTCCATAACTTTGTCAAAGTGTCTCTAACAAAGAACCCAAAGAGGAGGCCCACTGCAGAAAAACTTCTATCg CATGTGTATGTGGCTCAGACGGGTTTGACAAGGAGGCTCGCTCTTGACCTTCTGGATAAGATGAACAACCCAGACAACCACCAGCATTACAGTGTAGTGGACGATGATGACCTTGAG CCCCTGTCTGCAGTCAGACACACCATCCGCTCGACCAACAAACAAGCCAGGGCAGAGAGGACACGCTCAGAGATAGACT CAAACAATGGGACAAACCAAGGAGGGCCGTGCTCAAGTTCTAGCTTCACTGAGGGACACAGGGGGGACGCAG tCGACAAGCTCCAGTTCGAACCACCACTCCTGAAGGAAACTGAGGCTCATTCTGAAATG GATGTCAGCAAAGATAATGACTTTCGTTCCCCCTGGAGTCCCTTTGCAGAGGGAGGAATAACAACCAG aggacacatcGCCCATCTTGAAGATGCCTTTGAAGAAGTGGAGCT GTCAACCCTTAAGCCAGGggttcctcctcctctgcccccGAAG ccACGATTAAACAGCTCGTCAGAGGAGCTTGGTCTTAATGATGAGAGGTCTCTGACGGTTCGGAGGTTCCCTAACTCGGATAACGGACCGAGCCAGGTCGTTCGCATACAGAGCACACCGGAGAACCTAGGCAACAAGGTGGAGCACTCATCTCCAGATTTCCTCTCTGTCAGCGTCAGCAGCCCCGGCCTTTTGTCTCACGCCTCTGATCCTG ctCTCAGTAAATCTGAATGTAAAG ATAATGATTCAGATGACAGTGTGAATGGAGGCAGTCCCATGGCACCACCCAACAGACAGCACCGGAAGGAGAAAAAGGAATTCCCT AAACCAGCTATCAACGGTCTTCCACCCACACCTAAAGTACTG ATGGGAGCCTGTTTCTCTAAGGTGTTTGATGGCTGTCCACTGAAGATCAACTGTGCCACATCATGGATTCATCCAGACACCAAAG atCAGTACCTAATCTTTGGGACAGAGGATGGAATCTATACGCTGAATCTTAACGAGCTGCATGAAGCCACAATGGAGCAG CTGTTCCCGAGGAAGTGTACATGGCTGTACGTTATCAACAACAACCTGATGTCTTTATCTG AAG GGAAAACCTTCCAGCTGTACTCCCACAATCTAATCGGGCTGTTTGAGCAGCTGAAGAAGCCGGGGCTGGCTGCTCAGTTCCAGACTCATCGCTTCCCAGACAAAATCTTACCCAG GAGGTTTGCCCTGACAATTAAGATCCCAGACACAAAGGGCTGTCACAAGTGCTGCATTG tgagaAATCCATATACAGGCCACAAGTACTTGTGTGGAGCGCTGCAGTCTGGGATTGTCCTGTTGCAGTGGTATGAGCCCATGCAGAGGTTTATGCTTATCAAG CACTTTGACTTCCCTCTTCCCAGCCCACTGAAGGTGTTTGAGATGCTGGTGGTCCCAGAGCAGGAGTATCCTCTGGTGTGTGTGGCCATCAGCAAGGGCACCGAGCCAGGCCAGGTAGTCCGCTTTGAGACTATCAACCTCAACTCCTGCTCCTCTTGGTTCACAGAAATGGGAACAA CTCATCAGCAGGTGGATGCAATCCATGTCACTCAGCTGGAGAGAGACACGGTGTTGGTGTGTTTGGACC AAAATTTGAAGATTGTTAATCTCCAGGGCAGACTGAAGTCCAACAAGAAGCTGGCATCTGAGCTTAGTTTTGACTTCTGCATTGGATCAGTTG TGTGCCTTCAGGACAGCGTCCTGGCCTTCTGGAAACATGGCATGCAGGGAAAGAGTTTCAAGTCTAATGAG GTGACCCAGGAGATTTGTGATCCAAGCAGAGTCTTCCGCCTCCTTGGATCTGACAG gGTGGTGGTTTTACAGAGCCGACCCACAGACAACCCCACGGCCCTGAGCAACCTCTACATTTTAGCAGGTCATGAGAACAGTTACTGA
- the map4k5 gene encoding mitogen-activated protein kinase kinase kinase kinase 5 isoform X3, with product MDIFPRPSGEIQRRNPQHDFELIQRVGSGTYGDVYKARNIQTGELAAVKIIKLEPGDDFSIIQQEIFMVKECMHHNIVAYFGSYLCREKLWICMEYCGGGSLQDIYHVTGPLSELQIAYVCRETIQGLGYLHSKGKMHRDIKGANILLTDNGDVKLADFGVAAKITATIAKRKSFIGTPYWMAPEVAAVEKNGGYNQLCDIWAVGITSIELAELQPPMFDLHPMRALFLMSKSSFQPPKLKDKNKWSTHFHNFVKVSLTKNPKRRPTAEKLLSHVYVAQTGLTRRLALDLLDKMNNPDNHQHYSVVDDDDLEPLSAVRHTIRSTNKQARAERTRSEIDSNNGTNQGGPCSSSSFTEGHRGDAVDKLQFEPPLLKETEAHSEMDVSKDNDFRSPWSPFAEGGITTRSLLKSVEDELFQRGHIAHLEDAFEEVELSTLKPGVPPPLPPKPRLNSSSEELGLNDERSLTVRRFPNSDNGPSQVVRIQSTPENLGNKVEHSSPDFLSVSVSSPGLLSHASDPDNDSDDSVNGGSPMAPPNRQHRKEKKEFPKPAINGLPPTPKVLMGACFSKVFDGCPLKINCATSWIHPDTKDQYLIFGTEDGIYTLNLNELHEATMEQLFPRKCTWLYVINNNLMSLSEGKTFQLYSHNLIGLFEQLKKPGLAAQFQTHRFPDKILPRRFALTIKIPDTKGCHKCCIVRNPYTGHKYLCGALQSGIVLLQWYEPMQRFMLIKHFDFPLPSPLKVFEMLVVPEQEYPLVCVAISKGTEPGQVVRFETINLNSCSSWFTEMGTTHQQVDAIHVTQLERDTVLVCLDQNLKIVNLQGRLKSNKKLASELSFDFCIGSVVCLQDSVLAFWKHGMQGKSFKSNEVTQEICDPSRVFRLLGSDRVVVLQSRPTDNPTALSNLYILAGHENSY from the exons ATGGATATCTTTCCTCGGCCAAGCGGTGAAATCCAGAGGAGGAACCCTCAACATGACTTTGAGCTCATTCAGAGGGTGGGAAGTGGCACATATGGAGACGTGTACAAG GCCCGAAACATACAAACAGGAGAGCTTGCTGCTGTGAAGATCATAAAGTTGGAACCAG GGGATGACTTTTCCATCATACAGCAGGAAATCTTCATGGTGAAGGAATGCATGCACCACAATATTGTGGCCTACTTTGGGAGCTACCTCTG TCGAGAGAAGCTTTGGATATGTATGGAGTACTGTGGTGGAGGATCTCTGCAGGACATTTATCATG TGACGGGACCTCTCTCGGAGCTTCAGATAGCATATGTCTGCAGAGAGACCATACAG GGTTTGGGATATCTGCACAGCAAGGGCAAGATGCATCGTGACATCAAG ggtgCCAACATACTTCTTACAGACAATGGAGATGTGAAGTTAG CTGACTTCGGAGTTGCAGCCAAAATAACAGCAACCATTGCCAAAAGGAAGTCCTTCATTGGAACACCTTACTG GATGGCTCCAGAAGTAGCAGCAGTGGAAAAGAACGGTGGCTACAACCAGCTGTGTGATATCTGGGCTGTTGGCATCACGTCCATAGAGTTGGCTGAGCTACAGCCTCCAATGTTTGACCTGCACCCGATGAG GGCCTTGTTTTTGATGTCAAAGAGCAGCTTTCAGCCTCCGaagttaaaagacaaaaacaaatg GTCCACCCACTTCCATAACTTTGTCAAAGTGTCTCTAACAAAGAACCCAAAGAGGAGGCCCACTGCAGAAAAACTTCTATCg CATGTGTATGTGGCTCAGACGGGTTTGACAAGGAGGCTCGCTCTTGACCTTCTGGATAAGATGAACAACCCAGACAACCACCAGCATTACAGTGTAGTGGACGATGATGACCTTGAG CCCCTGTCTGCAGTCAGACACACCATCCGCTCGACCAACAAACAAGCCAGGGCAGAGAGGACACGCTCAGAGATAGACT CAAACAATGGGACAAACCAAGGAGGGCCGTGCTCAAGTTCTAGCTTCACTGAGGGACACAGGGGGGACGCAG tCGACAAGCTCCAGTTCGAACCACCACTCCTGAAGGAAACTGAGGCTCATTCTGAAATG GATGTCAGCAAAGATAATGACTTTCGTTCCCCCTGGAGTCCCTTTGCAGAGGGAGGAATAACAACCAG AAGCCTTCTCAAAAGCGTTGAGGACGAATTGTTCCAACG aggacacatcGCCCATCTTGAAGATGCCTTTGAAGAAGTGGAGCT GTCAACCCTTAAGCCAGGggttcctcctcctctgcccccGAAG ccACGATTAAACAGCTCGTCAGAGGAGCTTGGTCTTAATGATGAGAGGTCTCTGACGGTTCGGAGGTTCCCTAACTCGGATAACGGACCGAGCCAGGTCGTTCGCATACAGAGCACACCGGAGAACCTAGGCAACAAGGTGGAGCACTCATCTCCAGATTTCCTCTCTGTCAGCGTCAGCAGCCCCGGCCTTTTGTCTCACGCCTCTGATCCTG ATAATGATTCAGATGACAGTGTGAATGGAGGCAGTCCCATGGCACCACCCAACAGACAGCACCGGAAGGAGAAAAAGGAATTCCCT AAACCAGCTATCAACGGTCTTCCACCCACACCTAAAGTACTG ATGGGAGCCTGTTTCTCTAAGGTGTTTGATGGCTGTCCACTGAAGATCAACTGTGCCACATCATGGATTCATCCAGACACCAAAG atCAGTACCTAATCTTTGGGACAGAGGATGGAATCTATACGCTGAATCTTAACGAGCTGCATGAAGCCACAATGGAGCAG CTGTTCCCGAGGAAGTGTACATGGCTGTACGTTATCAACAACAACCTGATGTCTTTATCTG AAG GGAAAACCTTCCAGCTGTACTCCCACAATCTAATCGGGCTGTTTGAGCAGCTGAAGAAGCCGGGGCTGGCTGCTCAGTTCCAGACTCATCGCTTCCCAGACAAAATCTTACCCAG GAGGTTTGCCCTGACAATTAAGATCCCAGACACAAAGGGCTGTCACAAGTGCTGCATTG tgagaAATCCATATACAGGCCACAAGTACTTGTGTGGAGCGCTGCAGTCTGGGATTGTCCTGTTGCAGTGGTATGAGCCCATGCAGAGGTTTATGCTTATCAAG CACTTTGACTTCCCTCTTCCCAGCCCACTGAAGGTGTTTGAGATGCTGGTGGTCCCAGAGCAGGAGTATCCTCTGGTGTGTGTGGCCATCAGCAAGGGCACCGAGCCAGGCCAGGTAGTCCGCTTTGAGACTATCAACCTCAACTCCTGCTCCTCTTGGTTCACAGAAATGGGAACAA CTCATCAGCAGGTGGATGCAATCCATGTCACTCAGCTGGAGAGAGACACGGTGTTGGTGTGTTTGGACC AAAATTTGAAGATTGTTAATCTCCAGGGCAGACTGAAGTCCAACAAGAAGCTGGCATCTGAGCTTAGTTTTGACTTCTGCATTGGATCAGTTG TGTGCCTTCAGGACAGCGTCCTGGCCTTCTGGAAACATGGCATGCAGGGAAAGAGTTTCAAGTCTAATGAG GTGACCCAGGAGATTTGTGATCCAAGCAGAGTCTTCCGCCTCCTTGGATCTGACAG gGTGGTGGTTTTACAGAGCCGACCCACAGACAACCCCACGGCCCTGAGCAACCTCTACATTTTAGCAGGTCATGAGAACAGTTACTGA